TGATATGAATTCTTACAGTTGTAAAGCTGAAGTAGAAGTAGTTGGAAATAAGAGCCCACACAATTATGTTTTAATTCATACTTATAAAAAAACTGATAACTATAAATTAGAAGTAATTTCCCCAAAACACTTAAAGGGAAAAAGTATAGAGTATCAAGGTGATAAAATATTAGTTAAAAATCCAAATATCAGTGATATAGTGGAATTGCCTAATACAGGAAAAAATAATCAATATCTCTTTATAGGAGACTTTATAAAAAATTATCTTCAAAACGAAGAGATGAAAATAAAGTTATCCAAAGGAAACTTGGTTTTGGAGACTTTTATTCCTGGGGATAATAAATATTTTAATAAGCAAGTATTATATGTAAATGCTGACACAAAGAACCCTGAAAAGATGGAAGTATTAGATAATGAAGGAGTGCCAAGATTTACAGTAAAATACAGAGATTTTGAATACAGAAACTAAGGGGGACTAAAGAAATGCAAAAAATAACAGTGCCTACATGGGCAGAGATAAATCTAGATAACTTAAGATTTAACTTAAAAAATATTAAAAATTTATTAGAAGAAGATATTAAAGTTTGTGGAGTAATAAAAGCTGATGCATATGGACATGGTGCAGTAGAAGTTGCAAAATTATTACAAAAGGAAAAAGTAGATTATTTAGCAGTAGCAAGAACTGCTGAAGGAATCGAACTTAGACAAAATGGTATAACACTTCCTATTTTGAACTTAGGATATACTCCAGATGAAGCTTTTGAAGATTCTATAAAAAATAAAATAACTATGACAGTTTATTCTTTAGAAACAGCACAAAAGATAAACGAAGTTGCAAAATCTTTAGGAGAAAAAGCCTGTGTTCACATTAAAATAGACTCAGGAATGACTAGAATAGGTTTCCAACCTAACGAAGAGTCAGTACAGGATATAGTAAAATTAAATAAATTAGAATATATAAATTTAGAAGGTATGTTTACTCATTTTGCTACAGCTGATGAAGTAAGTAAAGAGTACACTTATAAACAAGCTAATAATTATAAATTTATGTCTGATAAGTTAGACGAAGCTGGTGTAGAAATAGCTATAAAGCATGTATCAAATAGTGCAGCCATTATGGATTGCCCTGATTTAAGATTAAATATGGTAAGAGCAGGAATAATATTATATGGTCATTATCCATCTGATGATGTATTTAAAGAAAGACTAGAACTAAAACCAGCTATGAAATTAAAATCAAAAATCGGACATATAAAACAAGTTGAACCAGGTGTAGGAATAAGTTATGGACTAAAATATACAACTACTAGTATGGAAACAATAGCTACAATTCCAATAGGATATGCGGATGGATTCACTAGAATTCAAAAGAATCCAAAAGTTATTATTAAAGGAGAAGTATTTGATGTAGTTGGTAGAATTTGTATGGATCAAATAATGGTTAGAATTGACAAAGATATAGACATAAAAGTTGGAGATGAGGTTATACTATTTGGAGAAGGTGAAGT
This sequence is a window from Clostridioides difficile. Protein-coding genes within it:
- the alr gene encoding alanine racemase; protein product: MQKITVPTWAEINLDNLRFNLKNIKNLLEEDIKVCGVIKADAYGHGAVEVAKLLQKEKVDYLAVARTAEGIELRQNGITLPILNLGYTPDEAFEDSIKNKITMTVYSLETAQKINEVAKSLGEKACVHIKIDSGMTRIGFQPNEESVQDIVKLNKLEYINLEGMFTHFATADEVSKEYTYKQANNYKFMSDKLDEAGVEIAIKHVSNSAAIMDCPDLRLNMVRAGIILYGHYPSDDVFKERLELKPAMKLKSKIGHIKQVEPGVGISYGLKYTTTSMETIATIPIGYADGFTRIQKNPKVIIKGEVFDVVGRICMDQIMVRIDKDIDIKVGDEVILFGEGEVTAERIAKDLGTINYEVLCMISRRVDRVYMENNELVQINSYLLK